A genomic stretch from Chiloscyllium plagiosum isolate BGI_BamShark_2017 chromosome 2, ASM401019v2, whole genome shotgun sequence includes:
- the LOC122539467 gene encoding zinc finger and BTB domain-containing protein 8A.1-B-like: MESPSYIKECYNHCQAILQKLYEQRAIGLFCDIAVVVEGKTFHAHKNILSACSSYFYTTLSKNNQECTVVLDTVSLEGFSHLLEYFYTSKVPGCHMNDFLSAAQSLNVCVPVKLHVENSGINGNGQISDKEICKLRNVLVRNQEVEDLELLKRVKEDNSVWAASPSCKTELNNESIVNKKVHRSCLAEIKTRLQTARLARTIVSSRKPRCLKTSLTRVNGREGNQDIIAKSENCKVPCQWTKVSLSGSQRAAGPEILNIAVGERDSKNGIHDSVKNSTSVLPSLNMESSLLTHCGRPKRSKGKPQKDSILITKNLSGDGDDILERKQLRCEGCKKLLPYTLYRSHQVSAGEELFRCDMCEKLFSYR; encoded by the coding sequence ATGGAGAGTCCTTCCTATATTAAGGAATGTTACAATCACTGTCAAGCAATTCTTCAGAAACTTTACGAACAGCGAGCTATAGGTTTATTTTGTGATATTGCAGTTGTTGTGGAGGGAAAGACTTTTCATGCTCATAAAAACATCTTGTCTGCATGCAGCAGCTATTTCTATACAACCCTGAGCAAGAATAACCAGGAATGCACAGTTGTGCTAGATACAGTGAGCCTGGAGGGTTTTAGCCATTTGTTAGAATATTTTTATACTTCTAAGGTCCCAGGTTGTCACATGAATGACTTCCTTTCAGCTGCTCAGAGTTTGAATGTTTGTGTACCAGTAAAGCTTCACGTGGAGAATAGTGGAATTAATGGTAATGGCCAAATATCAGACAAAGAGATCTGTAAATTAAGGAATGTTCTTGTAAGAAACCAAGAAGTGGAAGACCTAGAACTCCttaagagagtgaaggaagaTAATTCTGTGTGGGCGGCAAGTCCATCTTGCAAAACTGAATTGAACAATGAATCAATTGTTAACAAAAAGGTTCACAGATCATGCTTGGCTGAAATCAAAACTCGATTGCAGACTGCCAGATTAGCTAGAACAATTGTTTCTAGCAGAAAACCCAGATGTCTAAAGACCAGCCTAACTCGTGTGAATGGGAGAGAAGGGAATCAAGATATTATTGCCAAATCGGAAAATTGTAAGGTTCCATGTCAGTGGACAAAAGTGAGCTTAAGTGGATCCCAGAGAGCGGCTGGACCTGAAATACTAAATATTGCTGTGGGGGAGAGAGACTCAAAGAATGGTATACATGATAGTGTCAAAAATAGCACCAGTGTTTTGCCATCTTTGAATATGGAATCTTCACTACTGACACATTGTGGGAGGCCAAAACGATCAAAGGGGAAACCACAGAAGGATTCTATATTAATAACCAAGAACCTTTCAGGAGATGGCGATGACATTCTGGAAAGGAAACAACTGAGATGTGAAGGTTGTAAGAAGCTGCTGCCATATACACTCTACCGCTCCCATCAGGTTTCTGCTGGTGAGGAGTTGTTCAGGTGTGACATGTGTGAGAAATTGTTCAGTTACAGGTGA